One window from the genome of Salvia miltiorrhiza cultivar Shanhuang (shh) chromosome 7, IMPLAD_Smil_shh, whole genome shotgun sequence encodes:
- the LOC130992470 gene encoding protein PLANT CADMIUM RESISTANCE 8-like, with protein MGRVEVAAGDVESPAKGVAVASYPQNHQPMQMQPQFVGRPWTTGLFDCHLDQTNAVMTAFLPCVTFGQTAEVLDAGEMSCPLGSFVYMLMMPAVCSQWIMGSKYRTKLRNRYGLVEAPYSDVVSHLLCSCCALCQEFRELKARGLDPALGWNGIVAEQQYGTQPPPVQAMSK; from the exons ATGGGAAGAGTGGAGGTGGCCGCCGGCGACGTGGAGAGCCCCGCGAAGGGCGTAGCAGTGGCCTCATATCCCCAAAACCATCAGCCGATGCAGATGCAGCCTCAGTTCGTCGGAAGGCCATGGACCACTGGCCTATTTGACTGCCATCTTGACCAAACTAATG CTGTGATGACGGCGTTTTTACCTTGTGTGACGTTCGGACAGACAGCAGAGGTTTTGGATGCAGGGGAAATGA GTTGTCCACTGGGAAGTTTCGTATACATGTTGATGATGCCTGCTGTTTGCTCCCAATGGATCATGGGATCCAAGTACAGAACCAAGCTCAGGAACAGATATGGCCTCGTCGAGGCCCCCTACAGCGACGTCGTTTCCCACCTTTTATGCTCTTGCTGCGCCCTCTGCCAAGAGTTCCGAGAGCTCAAGGCTAGAGGCCTCGATCCAGCTCTTG GGTGGAATGGAATTGTTGCTGAGCAGCAGTATGGGACTCAGCCTCCCCCAGTTCAAGCTATGTCCAAATAG
- the LOC130992471 gene encoding cytochrome c-type biogenesis CcmH-like mitochondrial protein: MENEDEVRKDRVVEARARNISHNVRCTECGSQSIEDSQADIAILLRKLIRDEIRSGKNDKEIYKKLEEDFGETVLYTPKFDIQTAAIWLAPLTLTGGAVAIWAFNRYRRKNNVHIMALDLVRGVPLTLKERETMLELLTPPSTRWWGKWLPR; the protein is encoded by the exons ATGGAGAATGAGGATGAAGTGAGAAAGGATCGTGTGGTCGAAGCACGGGCCAGAAATATAAGCCACAATGTGCGGTGCACTGAATGTGGTAGTCAATCTATTGAAGACTCGCAAGCTGACATTGCCATTCTCCTCCGCAAG TTAATACGAGATGAAATTCGGTCTGGTAAAAACGACAAAGAGATCTACAAGAAGCTGGAGGAAGATTTTGGTGAGACGGTGCTTTACACACCAAAATTTGATATACAAACAGCAGCTATATGGCTGGCACCG CTGACACTTACTGGTGGCGCTGTGGCGATATGGGCGTTCAATAGGTACAGGCGAAAGAATAATGTGCACATTATGGCGTTAGACCTTGTCCGAGGAGTCCCATTAACACTGAAGGAGAGGGAGACGATGCTTGAGCTTCTCACTCCACCTTCTACCAGGTGGTGGGGAAAATGGCTTCCTCGATGA
- the LOC130992472 gene encoding probable plastidic glucose transporter 2 isoform X2 has translation MRGRHSETFLVHKRVSSKEHLNGYDYDREGLLGHSQSGHISNPSWKRPLPHVLVATISSFLFGYHLGVVNDTLESISVELGFSGSTLAEGLVVSTCLAGALLGSLFSGWISDGLGRRRAFQLCALPMIIGASMSATTSSLEGMLLGRFFVGTGMGLGPPVAALYVSEVSPAFVRGTYGSFTQIATCLGLMTALLIGIPAKNDPSWWRACFWVSTIPAALLAILMEFSTESPHWLFKRGRIAQTEEELERLFGASHVKSAMAELSKSDNRADEVDAVKFSELLYGHHFKVVFIGSALFAFQQLSGINAVFFFSSTVFKSAGVPSDSGNICIGVVNLSGSIVAMILMDRLGRKLLLLGSFLGMVVAMGLQVIAASDIMSASKNLYLSVGGMLLFVLTFSLGAGPVPGLLLSEILPSRIRAKAMAVCMSVHWVINFFVGLLFLNLLEMLGPQILYSIFATFCLMAAVFVKKNVIETKGKSLQEIEMALVPVD, from the exons ATGCGAGGACGCCACAGTGAAACCTTCTTGGTGCACAAGCGTGTATCGTCCAAGGAACATCTCAATGGATATGATTATGATAGAGAAGGATTACTAG GTCACTCACAAAGTGGTCATATTAGCAATCCTTCATGGAAGCGTCCTTTGCCACATGTTCTGGTGGCAACTATCTCGTCATTCTTATTTGGCTATCATCTCGG GGTTGTTAATGACACGTTGGAGAGCATCTCTGTGGAATTAGGCTTCAGCGGCAGTACTCTCGCTGAAG GTTTGGTAGTGAGTACATGTCTGGCTGGTGCACTTCTTGGTTCTTTATTCAGTGGTTGGATATCTGATGGGCTTGGTCGTAGGAGAGCATTCCAATTATGTGCTTTGCCAATGATTATTGGTGCTTCCATGAG TGCCACAACTAGTAGTCTGGAGGGTATGCTTCTTGGGAGGTTCTTTGTTGGAACTGGCATGGGTCTTGGTCCTCCTGTTGCAGCACTCTATGTGTCAGAG GTTTCACCAGCTTTTGTGAGGGGCACCTACGGGAGTTTCACCCAGATTGCAACATGCCTTGGACTTATGACAGCTCTCCTCATTGGGATTCCTGCCAAAAATGACCCTAGCTG GTGGAGAGCTTGCTTTTGGGTATCTACTATTCCTGCTGCCTTGCTGGCTATTTTGATGGAGTTCTCTACAGAGTCTCCACACTGGCTTTTCAAG AGAGGAAGGATTGCTCAAACTGAAGAGGAACTTGAGAGGCTTTTTGGAGCATCACATGTTAAATCTGCAATGGCAGAATTGTCAAAATCAGATAATAGAGCAGATGAGGTGGATGCTGTTAAATTTTCAGAGTTACTCTACGGGCATCATTTTAAAG TGGTGTTCATTGGGTCCGCCCTATTTGCTTTTCAGCAGCTATCTGGCATCAACGCtgtattctttttttcttcaacTGTTTTTAAGAGTGCTGGAGTGCCTTCAGATAGTGGAAACATATGTATAGGAGTTGTAAACTTATCAG GATCTATTGTTGCCATGATTCTGATGGATAGATTAGGAAGGAAGCTGCTTCTTCTTGGGAGTTTCTTGGGCATG GTAGTGGCTATGGGTTTACAAGTTATTGCTGCAAGTGATATTATGTCTGcctctaaaaatttatatctaTCTGTTGGTGGAATGCTGCT GTTTGTCTTGACATTTTCGTTAGGTGCTGGGCCTGTCCCTGGTCTGCTCCTATCAGAGATACTACCAAGCCGAATTAGGGCTAAGGCGATGGCTGTCTGCATGTCTGTACATTGG GTGATCAATTTCTTTGTTGGGTTATTGTTTCTGAATCTGCTGGAAATGCTGGGGCCACAAATTTTGTACTCAATCTTTGCCACCTTTTGCTTGATGGCGGCAGTCTTTGTGAAGAAGAATGTTATAGAAACTAAAGGGAAGTCGCTGCAAGAAATTGAAATGGCACTCGTTCCAGTTGATTAG
- the LOC130992472 gene encoding probable plastidic glucose transporter 2 isoform X1, translating into MRGRHSETFLVHKRVSSKEHLNGYDYDREGLLGHSQSGHISNPSWKRPLPHVLVATISSFLFGYHLGVVNDTLESISVELGFSGSTLAEGLVVSTCLAGALLGSLFSGWISDGLGRRRAFQLCALPMIIGASMSATTSSLEGMLLGRFFVGTGMGLGPPVAALYVSEVSPAFVRGTYGSFTQIATCLGLMTALLIGIPAKNDPSWWRACFWVSTIPAALLAILMEFSTESPHWLFKRGRIAQTEEELERLFGASHVKSAMAELSKSDNRADEVDAVKFSELLYGHHFKVVFIGSALFAFQQLSGINAVFFFSSTVFKSAGVPSDSGNICIGVVNLSGSIVAMILMDRLGRKLLLLGSFLGMAMAMGLQVIAASDIMSASKNLYLSVGGMLLFVLTFSLGAGPVPGLLLSEILPSRIRAKAMAVCMSVHWVINFFVGLLFLNLLEMLGPQILYSIFATFCLMAAVFVKKNVIETKGKSLQEIEMALVPVD; encoded by the exons ATGCGAGGACGCCACAGTGAAACCTTCTTGGTGCACAAGCGTGTATCGTCCAAGGAACATCTCAATGGATATGATTATGATAGAGAAGGATTACTAG GTCACTCACAAAGTGGTCATATTAGCAATCCTTCATGGAAGCGTCCTTTGCCACATGTTCTGGTGGCAACTATCTCGTCATTCTTATTTGGCTATCATCTCGG GGTTGTTAATGACACGTTGGAGAGCATCTCTGTGGAATTAGGCTTCAGCGGCAGTACTCTCGCTGAAG GTTTGGTAGTGAGTACATGTCTGGCTGGTGCACTTCTTGGTTCTTTATTCAGTGGTTGGATATCTGATGGGCTTGGTCGTAGGAGAGCATTCCAATTATGTGCTTTGCCAATGATTATTGGTGCTTCCATGAG TGCCACAACTAGTAGTCTGGAGGGTATGCTTCTTGGGAGGTTCTTTGTTGGAACTGGCATGGGTCTTGGTCCTCCTGTTGCAGCACTCTATGTGTCAGAG GTTTCACCAGCTTTTGTGAGGGGCACCTACGGGAGTTTCACCCAGATTGCAACATGCCTTGGACTTATGACAGCTCTCCTCATTGGGATTCCTGCCAAAAATGACCCTAGCTG GTGGAGAGCTTGCTTTTGGGTATCTACTATTCCTGCTGCCTTGCTGGCTATTTTGATGGAGTTCTCTACAGAGTCTCCACACTGGCTTTTCAAG AGAGGAAGGATTGCTCAAACTGAAGAGGAACTTGAGAGGCTTTTTGGAGCATCACATGTTAAATCTGCAATGGCAGAATTGTCAAAATCAGATAATAGAGCAGATGAGGTGGATGCTGTTAAATTTTCAGAGTTACTCTACGGGCATCATTTTAAAG TGGTGTTCATTGGGTCCGCCCTATTTGCTTTTCAGCAGCTATCTGGCATCAACGCtgtattctttttttcttcaacTGTTTTTAAGAGTGCTGGAGTGCCTTCAGATAGTGGAAACATATGTATAGGAGTTGTAAACTTATCAG GATCTATTGTTGCCATGATTCTGATGGATAGATTAGGAAGGAAGCTGCTTCTTCTTGGGAGTTTCTTGGGCATGGCAA TGGCTATGGGTTTACAAGTTATTGCTGCAAGTGATATTATGTCTGcctctaaaaatttatatctaTCTGTTGGTGGAATGCTGCT GTTTGTCTTGACATTTTCGTTAGGTGCTGGGCCTGTCCCTGGTCTGCTCCTATCAGAGATACTACCAAGCCGAATTAGGGCTAAGGCGATGGCTGTCTGCATGTCTGTACATTGG GTGATCAATTTCTTTGTTGGGTTATTGTTTCTGAATCTGCTGGAAATGCTGGGGCCACAAATTTTGTACTCAATCTTTGCCACCTTTTGCTTGATGGCGGCAGTCTTTGTGAAGAAGAATGTTATAGAAACTAAAGGGAAGTCGCTGCAAGAAATTGAAATGGCACTCGTTCCAGTTGATTAG